In one Corallococcus sp. EGB genomic region, the following are encoded:
- a CDS encoding protein phosphatase 2C domain-containing protein gives MSTLPFDVAVGSVQGREHARSGRNNQDAACVRWSEHGLVVVVADGCGSQPCSELGAQLGVRRLAQAAQARLQRGEGVDGADFLPGLRGDLLELMEGLASALGRDVLGDLLFTLVGAVVTPAHTLVFSSGDGVWMLNGRVHALGPFPGNAPPYLAYALLRGEDVRLEPRAVVPTEDVNALLVGTDGVGDLLALSQARLPERDEPVGPLSRFWTDDRYFTNPDAVRRRLAQLNRESVRADFVERRLLRTPGLLTDDTTLVVLRRRMGRA, from the coding sequence ATGTCCACGCTGCCCTTCGATGTCGCGGTGGGTTCGGTGCAGGGCCGGGAGCACGCGCGTTCGGGGCGCAACAACCAGGACGCCGCCTGCGTCCGGTGGAGCGAGCACGGGCTGGTGGTGGTGGTGGCGGACGGGTGTGGCAGCCAGCCGTGCAGCGAGCTGGGGGCGCAGCTGGGCGTGCGGCGGCTGGCGCAGGCGGCGCAGGCGAGGCTTCAGCGGGGCGAGGGGGTGGACGGCGCGGACTTCCTGCCGGGGCTGCGCGGGGACCTGCTGGAGTTGATGGAGGGACTGGCGTCCGCGCTGGGGCGGGACGTGTTGGGGGACCTGCTCTTCACGCTCGTGGGCGCGGTGGTGACGCCGGCGCACACGCTCGTCTTCTCGTCGGGGGACGGGGTGTGGATGCTCAACGGCCGGGTGCACGCGCTGGGACCGTTCCCGGGCAACGCGCCGCCGTATCTCGCGTATGCGCTGCTGCGCGGGGAGGACGTGCGGTTGGAGCCCCGGGCGGTGGTGCCCACGGAGGACGTGAACGCGCTGCTCGTCGGGACGGATGGGGTGGGGGACCTGCTGGCCCTTTCGCAGGCGCGGCTGCCGGAGCGCGACGAGCCGGTGGGCCCGCTGTCGCGGTTCTGGACGGACGACCGGTACTTCACCAACCCGGACGCGGTGCGACGGCGGCTGGCGCAGCTCAACCGTGAGTCGGTGCGCGCGGACTTCGTGGAGCGGCGGCTGCTGCGCACGCCGGGGTTGCTGACGGACGACACCACGCTGGTGGTGCTGCGCCGCCGGATGGGGAGGGCGTGA
- a CDS encoding NUDIX domain-containing protein, producing MSHTYEYPRPAVTVDCVVFGLDEEDLKVLLIQRGVEPYQGRWALPGGFVRMEESLEDAARRELEEEAGLRTSHLEQLYTFGAPDRDPRGRVITVAYFALVKLSQHHLQASTDAREAAWFSVWDTPKLAFDHADVLATALQRLKGKVRYQPIGFELLPPKFTLSQLQRLYETVLERELDKRNFRKKILAMDLLEELDEVEQDVSHRAARLYRFDHKKYKQLEKAGFNFEL from the coding sequence GTGAGCCACACCTATGAGTACCCGCGCCCGGCGGTGACGGTGGACTGCGTCGTCTTCGGGTTGGACGAAGAGGACCTCAAGGTGCTGCTCATCCAGCGCGGCGTGGAGCCCTATCAGGGCCGGTGGGCGCTGCCCGGCGGCTTCGTGCGCATGGAGGAGTCCCTGGAGGACGCCGCGCGCCGCGAGCTGGAGGAGGAGGCCGGGCTGCGCACCAGCCACCTGGAGCAGCTCTACACGTTCGGTGCTCCGGACCGCGACCCCCGGGGCCGCGTCATCACCGTGGCGTACTTCGCGCTGGTGAAGCTGTCCCAGCATCACCTCCAGGCCTCCACGGACGCGCGCGAGGCGGCGTGGTTCTCCGTCTGGGACACGCCGAAGCTCGCGTTCGACCACGCGGACGTGCTGGCCACCGCGCTGCAGCGGCTCAAGGGCAAGGTGCGCTACCAGCCCATCGGCTTCGAACTGCTGCCGCCCAAGTTCACGCTGTCGCAGCTCCAGCGGCTGTACGAGACGGTGCTGGAGCGCGAGCTCGACAAGCGCAACTTCCGCAAGAAGATCCTCGCCATGGACCTCTTGGAGGAGCTGGACGAGGTGGAGCAGGACGTCTCCCACCGCGCCGCGCGCCTCTACCGGTTCGACCACAAGAAGTACAAACAGCTCGAGAAGGCCGGCTTCAACTTCGAGCTCTGA
- a CDS encoding ABC transporter permease subunit → MRRSSSSTFGESNASLESSRAPGWVDLLIVAGLAGALFGITRTVEEWTGTLRPTVDIDLSPAALPRYAFFSLCRGLIAYVFSLGFTLTYGYWAAKDARAERVLLPLLDILQSIPVLGFMPGLVLALVAAFPRSNVGLELAAVVMIFTGQAWNMTFSYYHSLRSVPLEQREAATVYRFNGWERLRWVELPFATIGLVWNSMLSMAGGWFFLMINEAFVLGDRDFRLPGLGSYMSVAVAHGDTAAMVWAIVAMTAMIVVLDQLLWRPVVVWAQKFRTEEGGQVAGMGSWFLTLLRRSTLLAALKRAWRRRAYAATRAAPRRGGRLSPRLPRLLSQALLLLLVGALLVGAARLMLILRDVPLAHWRDTLGKAFLTLGRVLLATCLGTLWAVPAGLAIGLSPRLSRLLQPVIQVVASFPAPMLFPMVIAALSLLGVGLGWGSMWLMLLGTQWYILFNVVAGATAIPADLREMAASYRLGVWRRFWSLYLPAVFPYLVTGWVTAAGGAWNASIVSEYVTFRGRVLTAPGLGAQISLAAASANFPLLSASVVVMSVMVVTFNRLVWRRLHRLAETRFSLNK, encoded by the coding sequence GTGCGCCGCTCTTCGTCCTCTACCTTCGGCGAGTCGAACGCCTCGCTCGAATCGAGCCGGGCTCCGGGCTGGGTGGACCTGCTCATCGTCGCGGGCCTGGCGGGCGCCTTGTTCGGAATCACCCGCACCGTCGAGGAGTGGACGGGCACGCTGCGGCCCACGGTGGACATCGACCTGTCACCCGCCGCCCTGCCGCGCTACGCCTTCTTCTCGCTGTGCCGGGGGCTCATCGCCTACGTCTTCTCGCTCGGGTTCACCCTCACGTATGGGTACTGGGCCGCGAAGGACGCGCGGGCCGAGCGCGTGCTGCTGCCGCTGCTCGACATCCTCCAGAGCATCCCCGTGCTCGGCTTCATGCCGGGGCTCGTGCTGGCCCTCGTCGCCGCCTTCCCCCGGAGCAACGTGGGGCTGGAGCTGGCCGCGGTGGTGATGATCTTCACCGGGCAGGCGTGGAACATGACGTTCAGCTACTACCACTCGCTGCGCTCGGTGCCCCTGGAGCAGCGTGAGGCCGCCACCGTCTATCGCTTCAATGGCTGGGAGCGCCTGCGCTGGGTGGAGCTGCCTTTCGCCACCATCGGCCTCGTGTGGAACAGCATGCTGAGCATGGCGGGGGGCTGGTTCTTCCTGATGATCAACGAGGCCTTCGTCCTGGGGGACCGGGACTTCCGCCTGCCAGGGCTGGGCTCCTACATGAGCGTGGCCGTCGCGCACGGGGACACGGCCGCCATGGTCTGGGCCATCGTCGCGATGACCGCGATGATCGTCGTGCTGGATCAGCTCCTCTGGCGGCCCGTGGTCGTCTGGGCGCAGAAGTTCCGCACGGAGGAGGGCGGGCAGGTGGCTGGCATGGGCTCCTGGTTCCTCACCCTCTTGCGCCGCTCGACCCTGCTCGCGGCGCTGAAGCGCGCCTGGAGGCGGCGCGCGTACGCCGCGACTCGCGCGGCGCCCCGGCGCGGCGGGCGGCTGTCTCCCCGGCTGCCGCGGCTGCTGTCCCAGGCGCTGCTGCTCCTCCTCGTGGGCGCCCTCCTCGTCGGGGCCGCGCGGTTGATGCTCATCCTCCGGGACGTCCCCCTCGCCCATTGGAGGGACACCCTGGGCAAGGCGTTCCTCACGTTGGGTCGCGTGCTCCTGGCCACCTGCCTGGGGACGCTGTGGGCCGTACCGGCGGGACTGGCCATCGGGTTGTCTCCGCGCCTGTCCCGGCTGCTCCAGCCGGTGATTCAAGTGGTGGCGTCCTTCCCCGCGCCCATGCTCTTCCCCATGGTCATCGCGGCCCTGAGCCTCCTGGGCGTGGGTCTGGGGTGGGGCAGCATGTGGCTCATGCTGCTGGGGACCCAGTGGTACATCCTGTTCAACGTCGTGGCCGGCGCCACGGCCATCCCCGCGGACCTGCGCGAGATGGCGGCGAGCTACCGGCTCGGCGTCTGGCGGCGCTTCTGGAGCCTCTACCTGCCCGCGGTCTTCCCGTACCTCGTGACGGGTTGGGTGACGGCCGCCGGAGGCGCGTGGAACGCGAGCATCGTGTCCGAGTACGTCACCTTCCGGGGGCGCGTCCTCACGGCCCCTGGCCTGGGCGCTCAAATCAGCCTGGCCGCGGCGTCCGCGAACTTCCCGCTGCTGAGCGCGAGCGTCGTGGTCATGTCTGTGATGGTCGTGACCTTCAACCGTCTGGTGTGGAGGAGACTCCACCGCCTGGCCGAGACGCGCTTCTCCTTGAACAAATGA